In one Mustela lutreola isolate mMusLut2 chromosome 8, mMusLut2.pri, whole genome shotgun sequence genomic region, the following are encoded:
- the LOC131839700 gene encoding maestro heat-like repeat-containing protein family member 1 produces MSVVMKERGGDMIKIEEIVEGILDRLNSQLELSTKEEVVRCMCLLASNNTQSVVLLLLSKSLPWDRTSLALWKAFGTQRETTISVLQLLIGILEKTHSREETEEMAFQPVAVTCVLCEMLSGSLCQEAVQELYPWLLMAILCHLCWVIEQNVPQKMVVYSKEGAQAARASRLTPRGKPNPLMMDGWD; encoded by the exons ATGAGCGTGGTCATGAAAGAGCGTGGCGGAGACATGATTAAG ATTGAGGAAATCGTGGAGGGGATCCTGGACCGGCTCAACTCCCAGCTGGAGCTCAGCACAAAGGAGGAGGTTGTGCGGTGCATGTGCTTGCTGGCCAGCAACAACACCCAGAGTGTTGTGCTTTTGCTTCTCAGCAAGTCCCTGCCTTGGGATAG AACCAGTCTGGCCCTATGGAAGGCATTTGGCACCCAGCGAGAGACCACGATCAGCGTCCTGCAGCTGCTCATAGGCATCCTGGAAAAAACCCACTCCAGAGAGGAGACCGAGGAGATGGCCTTCCAGCCTGTGGCG GTGACATGTGTCCTGTGTGAGATGCTCTCAGGGTCCCTATGCCAGGAGGCCGTCCAGGAGCTCTATCCCTGGCTCTTGATGGCTATATTATGTCATCTCTGCTGGGTGATTGAGCAAAATGTCCCCCAGAAGATGGTGGTCTATAGCAAGGAGGGGGCCCAGGCAGCAAGAGCAAGCCGTTTGACCCCACGAGGTAAGCCTAACCCCCTCATGATGGATGGCTGGGACTAG